One genomic segment of Kiritimatiella glycovorans includes these proteins:
- a CDS encoding biotin/lipoyl-binding protein has product MSPKKKYKIKGTKDFLIIAIACFIFCIWAIRDGWFPTEGVLKKHPQRVELSFERAGRVTEVQVEEGQEVRPGEVVAEIAATDLERAVFEAEKAYRRVREQGTEADQRKALGELREARAALEQAELKVGDQYGKNDLSVADVLEVKVREGYRVKPGETAVVIHPHDHFYPFNKSLTFLTGILFFVFMYLHWVANR; this is encoded by the coding sequence ATGTCCCCGAAAAAGAAATATAAGATCAAAGGCACCAAGGACTTCCTCATTATAGCCATCGCCTGCTTCATCTTCTGTATCTGGGCGATCCGCGACGGATGGTTCCCCACCGAGGGCGTGCTGAAGAAGCACCCGCAGCGCGTGGAACTGTCCTTCGAGAGGGCCGGACGGGTGACGGAGGTGCAGGTGGAGGAGGGGCAGGAGGTCCGTCCCGGCGAGGTGGTGGCCGAGATCGCGGCCACCGACCTGGAGCGGGCGGTGTTTGAAGCGGAAAAGGCCTACCGGCGCGTCCGGGAACAGGGGACGGAGGCGGATCAGCGCAAAGCGCTCGGAGAGCTGAGAGAGGCGCGCGCCGCTCTCGAGCAGGCCGAGCTGAAGGTCGGCGATCAATACGGGAAGAACGATCTGTCCGTGGCGGATGTGCTCGAGGTCAAGGTGCGGGAGGGGTACCGCGTCAAACCGGGCGAGACCGCCGTGGTGATCCACCCCCACGATCATTTCTACCCGTTCAATAAGAGCCTCACCTTTCTGACCGGCATCCTGTTCTTCGTGTTCATGTACCTGCACTGGGTGGCCAATCGATGA
- a CDS encoding HU family DNA-binding protein, which produces MTKRDLVVRIADETDLTQKQVYGVVQKTLDYIIEALEQGENVEFRNFGVFEVRERKQRIGRNPNQPENVVTIPPRKVVKFKPGRIMRRNITGG; this is translated from the coding sequence ATGACGAAGCGGGATCTCGTGGTAAGGATCGCCGATGAGACGGATTTAACGCAGAAGCAGGTGTACGGGGTGGTCCAGAAGACGCTCGATTACATCATCGAGGCCCTCGAACAGGGCGAGAACGTGGAATTTCGCAATTTCGGCGTGTTTGAAGTTCGTGAACGCAAACAGCGTATCGGCCGCAACCCGAATCAGCCGGAAAACGTGGTCACGATCCCCCCGCGCAAGGTCGTGAAATTCAAGCCCGGGCGCATCATGCGCCGCAATATTACGGGCGGTTGA
- the hisS gene encoding histidine--tRNA ligase, which yields MGTDAFQPVQGMSDFEAPEVCLWRALEASAREVFERYGYEELRTPVVEPLGIYLHSLGETSDVVTKEMYNFEDRGGRRLALRPEGTAGVIRCLAGKGAEGLQARVYYLGPMFRCERTQKGRKRQFHQAGVEATGAPNPRVDAECIALQVALLEAMGLKGARVRLNTQGAPHERKTVADGLRAALEPVREQLCEDCARRIDQNVLRVLDCKQESCRKIVAEIPAPVTFMREESRSYFDKVRTLLEALGLDAEQDAKLVRGLDYYAHTVWELTHDALGAQNAIAGGGRYEITFEGKTVPGVGFAVGMERVIDALRAEGVRDEDHAPSGGVWLISLGESALDANMELACRLRRAGIRCGMELEPKSMKAQMRKAGRRRANHAVIRGEDELREGTAVLKDLSTGEQRTVKDERLFEVGNLREVFEWET from the coding sequence ATGGGAACCGACGCCTTCCAGCCGGTCCAGGGGATGAGCGACTTTGAAGCGCCGGAGGTCTGCCTCTGGCGCGCACTCGAGGCATCGGCACGGGAGGTCTTTGAGCGCTACGGCTACGAAGAACTCCGCACGCCCGTCGTTGAACCCCTCGGCATCTATCTCCACTCGCTGGGCGAGACGAGCGATGTGGTGACGAAAGAGATGTATAATTTTGAGGACCGCGGCGGCCGCCGCCTCGCCCTGCGGCCGGAGGGCACCGCCGGCGTGATCCGCTGTCTCGCCGGGAAGGGGGCCGAAGGACTGCAGGCCCGCGTGTATTACCTCGGACCGATGTTCCGCTGTGAACGCACCCAGAAGGGACGCAAACGGCAGTTTCACCAGGCGGGCGTGGAGGCGACCGGCGCGCCGAACCCCAGGGTCGACGCCGAATGCATCGCCCTGCAGGTCGCCCTGCTCGAGGCCATGGGACTCAAGGGCGCCCGCGTCCGTCTCAATACGCAGGGCGCCCCGCACGAGCGAAAAACCGTCGCCGACGGCCTGCGCGCGGCGCTTGAACCCGTCCGCGAACAGCTCTGCGAAGATTGCGCGCGCCGCATCGACCAGAACGTGCTGCGCGTCCTCGACTGCAAGCAGGAGTCCTGCCGGAAGATCGTGGCCGAGATCCCTGCGCCGGTCACCTTCATGCGCGAAGAGTCGCGCAGCTATTTCGACAAGGTGCGGACCCTGCTCGAGGCCCTGGGCCTGGACGCAGAACAGGACGCGAAACTGGTGCGCGGGCTGGATTATTACGCGCACACGGTCTGGGAACTCACCCATGACGCCCTGGGGGCGCAGAACGCGATCGCCGGCGGCGGACGCTACGAGATTACCTTCGAGGGCAAAACCGTTCCGGGCGTCGGGTTCGCCGTCGGCATGGAACGGGTGATCGACGCCCTCCGCGCCGAAGGGGTGCGGGACGAGGACCATGCGCCCTCGGGAGGCGTCTGGCTGATCTCTCTCGGCGAAAGCGCACTCGACGCGAACATGGAGCTGGCGTGCCGCCTCCGCCGCGCCGGCATCCGCTGCGGCATGGAACTGGAGCCCAAAAGCATGAAGGCGCAGATGCGCAAGGCCGGCCGCCGGCGTGCGAATCACGCGGTGATCCGCGGCGAAGACGAGCTGCGCGAGGGCACGGCCGTACTTAAAGACCTCTCCACCGGCGAACAGCGGACCGTGAAAGACGAGCGTTTGTTTGAGGTTGGAAACCTGAGAGAGGTTTTTGAGTGGGAAACCTGA
- the aspS gene encoding aspartate--tRNA ligase, whose product MHPYRTHHCGELKKADVNERVRLSGWVHSVRDHGGVIFIDLRDHYGITQIVIDPRQPFYRDIEHWRVESVLCFTGTVTARSPETVNPRLATGEIEVSADEMRVLAEAEPIPFQIAREDDCSEFMRLEHRYLDLRRHSLHRNIVLRSQIITEMRKVLTERGFCEYQTPILTSSSPEGARDYLVPSRLHPGSFYALPQAPQQFKQLLMVGGFDKYFQVAPCFRDEDARADRSPGEFYQLDMEMSFVTQDELFEAVEDVMVQVFRKYGCRKMTEVPFPRLPYREAMDKYGTDKPDLRNPLEMRDVTEIFRDSGFNAFANTVAQGGTVRTIAVKGCAGRPRKFFDDMIGYAQSVGAKGLAYIAWVDGREKSPIAKFLSREELDRLKAAGEVDDGDVMFFVADAEKDALRIGGRVRDELGRRLELIDETIYRFCWVVDFPMYELNEDTGEVEFSHNPFSMPQGGMKDLEEKDPLDVLAYQYDIVCNGVELSSGAVRNHDPELMYRAFEIAGYDRGEVDRRFPALQRAFHYGAPPHAGIAPGIDRIVMLCAGAKNIREVIAFPMNQRAQDLMMSAPNAVSEQQLRELHIRIRRPSAGSHNAQS is encoded by the coding sequence ATGCATCCCTATCGAACCCATCACTGCGGAGAACTGAAGAAGGCGGACGTGAACGAACGCGTACGGTTATCGGGCTGGGTCCATTCCGTCCGTGACCACGGCGGAGTCATCTTTATCGACCTGCGCGATCATTACGGCATCACTCAGATCGTGATCGATCCCCGCCAGCCCTTTTACCGCGACATCGAGCACTGGCGGGTGGAAAGCGTTCTGTGCTTCACCGGCACGGTTACGGCGCGCAGCCCGGAAACCGTGAATCCGCGCCTCGCGACCGGAGAGATCGAGGTGAGCGCCGACGAGATGCGGGTGCTGGCCGAGGCGGAACCGATCCCTTTCCAGATCGCCAGGGAGGACGACTGTTCCGAGTTCATGCGGCTGGAACACCGTTACCTCGATCTGCGCCGCCACTCGCTGCACCGGAACATCGTGCTGCGCTCACAGATTATCACCGAGATGCGCAAGGTGTTGACCGAACGGGGATTCTGCGAGTACCAGACGCCGATTCTGACGAGCAGTTCGCCCGAAGGCGCGCGCGATTATCTCGTACCCAGTCGCCTGCATCCGGGCAGTTTCTACGCGCTGCCCCAGGCGCCGCAGCAGTTCAAGCAGCTGCTCATGGTGGGGGGCTTCGACAAGTACTTCCAGGTCGCGCCCTGTTTCCGCGACGAGGACGCCCGCGCGGACCGCTCGCCGGGGGAGTTCTACCAGCTCGACATGGAAATGAGCTTCGTCACGCAGGACGAACTGTTCGAGGCGGTGGAAGACGTCATGGTGCAGGTGTTCCGCAAGTACGGGTGCAGGAAGATGACCGAGGTCCCGTTTCCGCGGCTGCCGTACCGGGAGGCGATGGACAAGTACGGGACGGACAAGCCGGACCTGCGCAATCCGCTCGAGATGCGCGATGTGACGGAGATATTCCGCGACAGCGGATTCAACGCGTTCGCGAATACCGTCGCCCAGGGCGGGACGGTGCGTACGATCGCGGTGAAGGGCTGCGCCGGGCGGCCGCGCAAATTTTTCGATGATATGATCGGCTACGCCCAGTCGGTCGGGGCGAAGGGGCTGGCCTATATCGCCTGGGTGGACGGCAGGGAGAAGAGCCCGATCGCCAAGTTCCTGAGCCGGGAGGAACTCGACCGGCTCAAGGCCGCGGGCGAGGTCGACGACGGAGACGTGATGTTCTTCGTCGCGGACGCGGAAAAGGACGCGCTGCGGATCGGCGGACGGGTGCGCGACGAACTGGGTCGGCGTTTGGAACTGATCGACGAAACGATCTACCGGTTCTGCTGGGTGGTGGATTTCCCGATGTATGAACTCAATGAGGACACCGGCGAGGTGGAGTTCAGTCACAATCCCTTCTCGATGCCTCAGGGAGGGATGAAGGATCTGGAGGAGAAGGATCCGCTGGACGTGCTGGCTTACCAGTACGACATCGTCTGCAACGGCGTCGAGCTCTCATCCGGCGCGGTGCGGAATCACGATCCGGAGCTGATGTACCGCGCCTTCGAGATCGCGGGGTACGACCGGGGCGAAGTGGACCGCCGCTTTCCGGCGCTGCAGCGCGCCTTCCATTACGGCGCGCCGCCGCACGCGGGGATCGCCCCCGGCATCGACCGCATCGTCATGCTCTGCGCAGGGGCGAAGAATATCCGCGAAGTCATCGCCTTCCCGATGAACCAGCGCGCGCAGGATCTGATGATGAGCGCCCCCAACGCCGTGAGCGAACAGCAGCTCCGCGAACTGCACATCCGTATCCGGCGGCCATCTGCGGGTAGTCACAACGCTCAATCATAA
- a CDS encoding acetyl-CoA carboxylase carboxyltransferase subunit alpha, with protein sequence MSAPLPFEKPIIDLEEKLRELEKFSETQNIDVSLELERMKEKIETTRHNIYSHLTPWQRVQLARHPERPLAMDYVDRLTSEFMELHGDRRYRDDRAIFGGPANIDGRRVMVIGTRKGRDTKSNLACNFGCAYPEGYRKALRLMKLADRFGLPIVTLIDTPGAYPGIESEERHIAEAIAVNLREMFALRVPIVVTVTGEGGSGGALGIGVGDRVLIFENSYYSVISPEGCAAILWKDRSYADRAAEVLGLTADRLKELGLVDEILSEPVGGAHADVSRVYETLKEALLRHLDELSGKPTDELIEERYRKFRAMGRFTEEARPATPGA encoded by the coding sequence ATGTCCGCTCCGCTTCCTTTTGAAAAACCGATTATCGATCTCGAAGAAAAGCTGCGCGAACTCGAGAAGTTCAGCGAGACCCAGAACATCGACGTCTCACTGGAACTCGAGCGCATGAAAGAGAAGATCGAGACGACCCGGCACAACATCTACAGTCATCTCACCCCCTGGCAGCGGGTCCAGCTCGCGCGTCATCCCGAACGGCCTCTGGCCATGGACTACGTGGACCGGCTGACCTCGGAGTTCATGGAGCTGCACGGCGACCGACGCTATCGCGACGACCGCGCGATCTTCGGCGGCCCGGCGAACATCGACGGCCGCCGCGTGATGGTGATCGGGACCCGCAAAGGCCGCGACACCAAAAGCAACCTGGCCTGCAACTTCGGCTGCGCCTACCCCGAGGGATACCGCAAGGCGCTGCGCCTGATGAAACTCGCGGACCGCTTCGGGCTGCCCATCGTGACCCTGATCGACACCCCCGGCGCCTACCCCGGCATCGAGTCGGAGGAGCGCCACATCGCCGAGGCGATCGCCGTCAATCTGCGCGAGATGTTCGCCCTCCGCGTCCCGATCGTGGTCACGGTCACCGGCGAAGGCGGCAGCGGCGGCGCGCTGGGCATCGGGGTCGGCGACCGGGTGCTGATCTTCGAAAACAGCTATTACTCGGTCATCTCGCCGGAGGGCTGCGCCGCGATTCTCTGGAAGGACCGGTCCTATGCCGACCGCGCCGCGGAGGTGCTCGGTCTTACCGCCGACCGGCTGAAGGAACTCGGGCTGGTCGACGAGATTCTGAGCGAACCCGTCGGCGGTGCGCATGCCGATGTCTCCCGGGTCTACGAAACGCTTAAGGAAGCGCTCCTGCGGCATCTGGACGAGCTGAGCGGCAAACCGACGGATGAACTGATCGAGGAGCGCTACCGTAAGTTCCGCGCCATGGGCCGGTTTACGGAAGAGGCGCGGCCGGCGACGCCGGGCGCGTAA
- a CDS encoding L,D-transpeptidase family protein produces the protein MTDIYVRRFNSAPRGRRWFPWIIILILAGVAAGWWFMRSREAVSADPGPAPAAPASTEEGSAAPEPAEPSAAKSAPEKSGRETPPSPSPAVEAPDPAAMEVFREAMELVRGNRLRAARDKLYGLLERDLAERLASSTKNLLGQVNSALAFSPRDMREKSEYIVKSGDNLWELARRFDTTVAYLQESNDLENDALRPGMRLRYLDGTFRVDVDKSRFILDLYLNERFFKRYRVAIGKHDRTPEGTFKVGDPVVHPDWYSPDGLIPYGHPDNILGTHWLPLISKDRPELKGYGIHGTRDPASIGSEASAGCVRMMNKDIREVYMLVTRGTPVVIHE, from the coding sequence ATGACTGATATCTACGTCCGCAGATTCAACAGCGCACCGCGGGGGCGGCGCTGGTTCCCGTGGATCATCATCCTGATCCTGGCGGGGGTCGCCGCGGGCTGGTGGTTCATGCGCTCGCGCGAGGCGGTATCCGCGGACCCCGGTCCGGCGCCGGCGGCACCGGCGTCGACCGAAGAGGGATCCGCCGCGCCCGAACCCGCCGAACCATCGGCCGCAAAAAGCGCCCCGGAGAAATCCGGCCGGGAAACGCCCCCCTCGCCCTCCCCCGCCGTGGAGGCGCCCGACCCGGCCGCGATGGAGGTCTTCCGCGAGGCGATGGAGCTGGTGCGCGGCAACCGTCTTCGCGCGGCACGCGATAAACTCTACGGCCTGCTCGAGCGCGATCTCGCCGAACGGCTGGCGAGCAGCACGAAAAATCTGCTCGGACAGGTCAATTCGGCACTGGCCTTTTCTCCCCGGGATATGCGTGAGAAGTCGGAGTATATCGTGAAGTCCGGCGACAACCTCTGGGAACTCGCGCGCCGGTTCGACACCACGGTGGCCTATCTCCAGGAGAGCAACGACCTGGAGAACGACGCACTCAGACCGGGGATGCGTCTGCGTTATCTGGACGGCACGTTCCGCGTGGACGTGGACAAGTCCCGCTTCATACTCGACCTCTATCTCAACGAGCGGTTTTTCAAACGCTACCGCGTCGCGATCGGAAAGCACGACCGCACGCCGGAGGGGACGTTCAAGGTGGGCGATCCCGTTGTGCACCCGGACTGGTACAGCCCGGACGGGCTCATCCCCTACGGCCATCCGGACAATATCCTCGGCACCCACTGGCTGCCGCTCATCTCGAAAGACCGCCCCGAACTCAAGGGGTACGGCATCCACGGCACCCGCGATCCCGCCTCGATCGGCAGCGAGGCGAGCGCCGGGTGCGTGCGGATGATGAACAAAGACATCCGCGAGGTCTATATGCTCGTCACGCGCGGGACCCCCGTCGTCATTCACGAATAG
- a CDS encoding serine/threonine protein kinase, whose amino-acid sequence MAVDINDYTIIRQVYGGGFTRLHVARDGLGRRVLIRRLREKYCLNPLIRKRFNRGGSIQADLRHENIPRIIHRSPHGRQPFMVVEYIDGGNLRSLLLSHHELLEAHPLCMIRGIAQALAYVHARGYLHLDCKPENILIREPARPVLIDFDLAHPYRGRPMKQRKLSGTPAYLPPETLQWHRVDSQTDIYSFGIVCFEILCGRKPYEAADTRHEVRIDDAEPPPSACTYNPDTPPALDRIINKCIAKDPRIRYPSMSLVINHLNALS is encoded by the coding sequence ATGGCGGTCGATATTAACGACTACACGATCATCCGGCAAGTCTACGGAGGGGGATTCACCCGACTCCACGTGGCCCGCGACGGCTTGGGCCGCCGGGTCCTCATTCGCCGCCTCCGCGAAAAATACTGCTTGAATCCACTGATACGCAAGCGTTTTAACCGCGGGGGGAGTATCCAGGCCGACCTGAGGCATGAGAACATCCCGCGGATCATTCATCGCAGCCCCCACGGCCGGCAGCCGTTCATGGTGGTCGAGTACATCGACGGGGGGAACCTGCGCTCGCTGCTGCTCTCGCATCATGAACTGCTGGAGGCCCATCCGCTGTGCATGATACGCGGCATCGCGCAGGCGCTGGCCTACGTGCACGCCCGCGGCTATCTCCATCTCGACTGCAAACCCGAGAATATACTGATCCGCGAGCCGGCCAGGCCTGTGCTGATCGATTTCGATCTCGCCCACCCGTACCGGGGACGGCCGATGAAGCAGCGCAAGCTCTCGGGCACCCCCGCCTACCTCCCGCCGGAGACCCTTCAGTGGCACCGCGTGGATTCGCAGACCGACATCTACTCGTTCGGAATCGTGTGCTTCGAGATCCTCTGCGGACGCAAGCCCTATGAGGCCGCGGACACGCGGCACGAGGTACGCATCGACGATGCGGAGCCGCCGCCGTCGGCGTGCACGTATAACCCGGATACGCCCCCCGCGCTGGACCGCATTATCAACAAATGCATTGCGAAAGACCCGCGAATCCGTTATCCGTCCATGAGTCTCGTGATCAACCACCTGAATGCTTTGTCATGA
- a CDS encoding rhomboid family intramembrane serine protease, with the protein MTPYMQSGPMAGGQLTPMVKNLLMITVGAFLLQFVFAGRIEALFALDAHWYDRFAAWRLVTYIFLHGGTGHLFFNMLALFLLGPAVEYALGSRRFLTLYFVSGILGGLGWSLLSGRGICVGASGSIFGVLASYAALFPNARMQLLFPPVVLRAWQLVGILSLIELMSVLGQQGGHVANSAHLSGGVAGFLYAVYLVRKNEPWRFRRSFGWMDLFMGGRSSSSRRTPPRRTSSRPQEGEVDRILDKVAREGMNALNERERKILRRAGRHE; encoded by the coding sequence ATGACCCCATACATGCAGAGCGGACCCATGGCCGGTGGCCAACTCACGCCGATGGTGAAGAACCTGCTGATGATCACGGTCGGCGCGTTCCTGCTCCAGTTTGTCTTCGCCGGGCGGATCGAGGCGCTGTTCGCGCTCGACGCCCACTGGTACGACCGATTCGCCGCCTGGAGGCTGGTCACGTATATTTTCCTGCACGGCGGCACGGGGCACCTCTTCTTTAACATGCTGGCCCTGTTCCTGCTCGGGCCCGCGGTCGAATACGCGCTCGGGTCGCGCCGGTTTCTCACGCTGTACTTCGTCAGCGGCATCCTCGGCGGGCTGGGCTGGTCGCTGCTCTCCGGGCGGGGCATCTGCGTCGGCGCCTCGGGGTCGATCTTCGGCGTGCTGGCCTCCTATGCCGCCCTGTTTCCCAACGCCCGCATGCAGCTTCTTTTCCCGCCGGTCGTGCTGCGCGCCTGGCAGCTCGTAGGCATTCTCAGCCTCATCGAGCTGATGTCGGTGCTCGGACAGCAGGGCGGCCATGTCGCCAATTCAGCCCATCTCAGCGGCGGGGTCGCGGGGTTCCTCTATGCGGTTTACCTGGTGCGGAAGAACGAGCCGTGGCGTTTCCGCAGAAGCTTCGGATGGATGGACCTGTTCATGGGCGGCCGCTCGTCATCCTCGCGGCGTACGCCTCCGCGGCGTACTTCGTCCCGACCCCAGGAGGGCGAAGTCGACCGCATCCTCGATAAGGTCGCCCGCGAGGGTATGAACGCATTGAACGAACGGGAGAGAAAGATCCTGCGGCGCGCGGGAAGACACGAATAG
- the rnc gene encoding ribonuclease III, with product MNETHPFPDLEQQIGYRFADPDLLQRALTHPSWRHEQPAPARDNQRLEFLGDGVINLLAAEFVFHDQPDDDEGEMTKRRSALTRDDILAELGRELGLGELLRLGRGEEEHGGRNRASSLADAVEAMFGAVWLDGGTEAAREVFRRVLPALRRILQHPESWSDPKGMLQHFAHRGGRGLPQYRVLSQRGPEHRPEFEVEVRLDGEPCGRGCGPSKREAEKEAARAALSEKTPRAPQDLSRQGETTGPEPS from the coding sequence ATGAATGAGACGCATCCATTTCCCGACCTCGAGCAGCAGATCGGATATCGATTCGCCGATCCGGACCTGCTGCAGCGCGCCCTCACCCATCCCTCCTGGCGCCACGAACAGCCCGCGCCGGCCCGGGACAACCAGCGCCTGGAGTTTCTCGGCGACGGCGTGATCAATCTGCTGGCGGCGGAGTTCGTTTTTCATGACCAGCCCGACGACGATGAGGGCGAGATGACGAAACGGCGCAGCGCGCTGACCCGGGACGATATTCTCGCGGAACTCGGACGCGAACTCGGCCTCGGCGAGCTGCTGCGCCTGGGACGCGGCGAGGAGGAACACGGCGGCAGGAATCGCGCGTCCAGCCTGGCCGACGCGGTCGAGGCGATGTTCGGGGCAGTTTGGCTGGACGGCGGAACGGAGGCGGCCCGCGAGGTCTTCCGGCGCGTGCTGCCCGCGTTGCGCCGGATTCTGCAGCATCCCGAGTCGTGGTCCGATCCGAAAGGCATGCTCCAGCACTTCGCCCATCGCGGCGGCCGCGGCCTGCCGCAGTACCGGGTCCTCTCGCAGCGCGGCCCCGAACATCGGCCCGAATTCGAAGTCGAGGTCCGGCTGGACGGCGAACCTTGCGGACGGGGCTGCGGGCCGAGCAAGCGGGAGGCGGAAAAGGAGGCGGCGCGAGCCGCGCTGTCGGAAAAAACCCCCCGCGCGCCGCAGGATCTTTCCCGGCAAGGTGAAACGACCGGTCCGGAGCCGTCCTGA
- the xerD gene encoding site-specific tyrosine recombinase XerD, whose amino-acid sequence MLQPLADQFLDYLTLELGASEQTRCAYGADLEALLDHLDRQGVSSLNRVTREMLLDFLLAERERGLASASVSRRLVAIKMFFRYCRREGLLASDVTEVMDSPRLIRALPDVLTPEEVDRLLNAPDPEQPLGLRDIAILELFYASGLRVSELAGLRLTDLHLDEGYLRCTGKGRKERVVPAGRRAIDALRRYLGEVRPSLDPGGAEAVFLTRQRHPFSRKGLWWMIRQHARTAGITKKISPHTLRHSFASHLLANGASLRVIQEMLGHADIATTQIYTHVDSSRLKSVHHQFHPRA is encoded by the coding sequence ATGCTCCAGCCCCTCGCGGATCAGTTCCTGGATTATCTCACGCTGGAGCTGGGGGCGAGCGAACAAACGCGCTGCGCGTACGGGGCGGATCTCGAGGCCCTGCTCGACCATCTGGATCGGCAGGGGGTCTCCTCGCTCAACCGGGTGACCCGCGAAATGCTGCTCGACTTCCTGCTGGCCGAGCGTGAGCGGGGACTCGCCTCCGCCTCCGTCTCAAGGCGGCTCGTGGCGATCAAGATGTTCTTCCGCTACTGCCGGCGCGAGGGACTGCTCGCCTCGGATGTGACCGAGGTGATGGATTCCCCCCGCCTGATCCGCGCGCTGCCGGACGTCCTGACGCCGGAGGAGGTCGACCGCCTGCTCAATGCACCCGACCCGGAACAACCGCTGGGGCTCCGCGACATCGCGATCCTGGAACTCTTCTACGCCTCGGGACTGCGTGTGTCGGAACTGGCGGGCCTCCGCCTGACGGATCTGCATCTCGACGAGGGCTATCTGCGCTGCACCGGGAAAGGCCGCAAGGAGCGGGTCGTGCCCGCGGGCCGCCGTGCGATCGACGCACTGCGCCGCTATCTCGGAGAGGTCCGGCCGTCGCTCGACCCGGGCGGTGCGGAGGCCGTGTTCCTGACGCGACAGCGGCACCCCTTCTCGCGCAAGGGGCTCTGGTGGATGATCCGGCAGCATGCGCGCACGGCGGGCATCACCAAGAAGATCTCCCCGCACACGCTCCGCCATTCCTTCGCGAGCCATTTGCTCGCCAACGGCGCCTCGCTGCGGGTCATCCAGGAAATGCTCGGCCACGCCGATATCGCCACCACGCAGATCTACACGCATGTCGACTCCTCCCGCCTGAAATCGGTCCATCACCAGTTTCATCCCCGTGCATGA
- a CDS encoding phosphoribosylaminoimidazolesuccinocarboxamide synthase, with protein MSTPVTQVQIPGIPVWKSGKVRDIFDFGDCFLFVASDRISAFDCVMPNGIPDKGVVLNSISAFWFDKLRDVVDHHLITCNPDEYPEELAAHRDLLAGRSMLVRKAELLPVECIVRGYLVGSGWKEYQRQGTIGGMPLRDGYRQADRLDETIFTPSTKAEEGHDENISVEQMREIIGPERAEEVMRASMNLYERAADYARERGIIIADTKFEFGLIEGKLTLVDEVLTPDSSRFWPADEYAPGQSPPSFDKQFVRDYLECLDWDKTPPAPELPEEIVRKTREKYLEAYRRLTGAELQSGGNS; from the coding sequence ATGAGCACTCCGGTCACGCAGGTTCAGATCCCCGGCATCCCCGTCTGGAAGTCAGGCAAGGTCCGCGACATTTTCGATTTCGGTGACTGCTTTCTGTTTGTCGCCTCCGACCGCATTTCGGCCTTCGACTGCGTAATGCCGAACGGCATCCCCGACAAGGGCGTGGTGCTCAACTCGATCTCCGCCTTCTGGTTCGATAAGCTCCGCGACGTCGTCGATCATCACCTCATCACCTGCAACCCCGACGAGTATCCCGAGGAACTCGCGGCGCACCGCGATCTGCTCGCCGGGCGTTCGATGCTCGTGCGCAAGGCCGAGCTGCTGCCGGTCGAGTGTATCGTGCGCGGATACCTCGTGGGGTCCGGCTGGAAAGAGTATCAGCGTCAGGGCACGATCGGAGGCATGCCGCTGCGCGACGGATACCGCCAGGCCGACCGGCTGGACGAAACCATCTTCACGCCTTCGACCAAGGCCGAAGAGGGCCACGACGAGAACATCTCCGTCGAGCAGATGCGCGAAATCATCGGCCCCGAACGGGCGGAGGAAGTCATGCGCGCCAGCATGAATCTCTACGAGCGGGCCGCCGACTACGCGCGGGAGCGCGGGATCATTATCGCCGACACGAAATTCGAGTTCGGACTGATCGAGGGCAAGCTCACGCTCGTGGACGAGGTGCTCACGCCGGACAGTTCGCGGTTCTGGCCGGCCGACGAATACGCGCCGGGCCAGTCGCCGCCCTCCTTCGACAAGCAGTTCGTGCGCGATTATCTCGAGTGCCTGGACTGGGACAAGACCCCGCCGGCGCCGGAGCTTCCCGAAGAGATTGTCCGCAAGACCCGCGAGAAATACCTCGAGGCCTACCGGCGCCTGACGGGGGCGGAACTGCAAAGCGGCGGCAACTCCTGA